CGCCAGGACTTCAGATCTTTGTTGGAGGACGGGTGTCTGGAGGAGACCAGCTGGTTTCTGGTTTGCGGCTTTATACCTGAGACAGTCCACACAGTTCTTTAGGTACTCTGTGACGTAACGACGCATTCCGGGAAAAAAGAAGTGCTCACGGATGCGTTGTAGAGTCCGCTCAATACCCTGGTGGCCTGCAGTTGGCGAATCGTGAAACGACTTTAAAATTTCTTTCCTTTTTGAAATTGGCACTACCATCTGCGCTTCTTCAGAGTCGTTATCTGGATCATAACGGTATAGCACGCCCTGCTGCAGTACATATCCACGTTCCAGCCACCGAGTAGAGGTAAGTTCGTCTACGCTTTCTAGGTCTTGTATAATTTTAGCCACTTCTGGATCTTCAAGCTGCTCGGCTCGTAGCTGGCTCGGCAGTGCTTGAGGGTAGTCGACGGTCACGGAGCACACTTCGCAATCGTTGGTACCGTCACAGGTAGGTCGACTCAAAGTATCAGCCAAGGTATTAACTTTACCTGGAGAGTATTCTATCTTGAGATCAAACGCCTGGAGTTTTAGTGCCCATCGGATGAGACGACCACTTGGGGACTTGAGTGTAAGCAACCACTTAAGTGGCTGGTGGTCACTTTTGACTATGCATAGATGGCCATCAATGTATCCCCTGAACTTTTCCACTGCCCAGACGACTGCGAGCGCTTCCCGCTCGGTGGTAGAGTAATTCCTCTCGGCTGACGTCAGAAGTCTGCTGGCGTATTCGATTGGTTTTTCATTGTTATTGTTACCTTGTAACAGTGCAGCCCCTATAGCATAATTGCTGGCGTCGGTGCGCAGCAAGAAGGGCTGAGTGTAGTCGGCCTGTATCAAAATAGGAGCGCTAGTAAGCTTACTCTTTAGCAGGTCGAAGGCGCGTTGTTGTGCTTCACCCCAGGTCCACGCTTCGTTTTTGCGGGTAAGTTTCGTCAGAGGTTCAGCAATACGCGAGAAGTCAGGAATGAATTTCCTAAACCAGGAACAGGTCTGTAAAAATGATTTCAAATGTTTGAGATTGTGCGGTTCCTTCATTTTCAGGACGGCGTCGACTTTGGTGCTATCCGGCTTGATTCCTTTGGGTGTGATCACATGGCCTAAGTATGTTACCTCTTGGCGAGCAAAGTGACATTTGGCGCGGTTCGCGTGGAGTCCAAAGTGACGCAGTCTGTCAAACACCTTGTCGAGGTCCTGAAGGTGGTCTTGAAAGCTTCCCTGTGTAATCAATAAGAGGTCGTCCAAATAAGCCAGCAGAAAGATGTCCTGCAGCGACGAGCTTGAGCGGAAACGATCGATGAGTCGCTGGAAGGTAGACGGTGCGTTCTTTAAGCCGAACGGCATGCGCTTGAACCTATACGTACCAAAAGGACTTATAAAAGCGGTTTTGTCTCTGTCTTTTTCAGCTACATTGACCTGCCAATATCCGGCGCGCAGGTCAATGGTGGACATGTGACAGTCCCGTCTAGTCATCTGCAATAAATCATCGATTAAGGGAATTGGATAACTGTCGGTCTTAGTAATCGCATTAAGACGACGGTAGTCGACGCAAAATCTGAAAGATCCGTCCTTCTTCGGGACAAGAAGAGCAGGCGCAGACCACGCAGACTCACACTCTTCGATCACGTCGTCAGCTAACATTTTCTCCAACTCTGCCTTCATCACCTCTCTTTTTGctggagtgagcctatacggtgGAACGGCAATAGGAGCGTTATCGCCGGTGTCGATGTGATGCTCTGCGTACGGAGTCGGCCCTCCCCCTGGTTCGAACAGGTCTTCGTTCTGTTTCAGAAAGTCGGACAACAGCAGTCTCTCCTTAGGATGCAGCATAACTCCTTCCTCTTCACGTAGGAAATCTGCAGAGGATACGGACACGCATGGTCTGGAAAGTTCAAATTCCAATGGGTAAGTCACCTCATCCCCAGAGAAATACCAAATTGAAGCAGCGAAATCAATCACCATACCCGCTGAGGCAATAAAATCCATACCAAGAATAGTATCATTGGATTTGGTCTCTGGAAAAATAATGAACTCCAAACATAgcagtttatttttcattttcacatgCAGGTTAGTAACCAACAACTCACGAATCTGCACGGAGCCATCAGCGAGACGAACGCGTTTAGTGGTTTCTTGGCAGGGATGATTATGTTTAAGCAACACCTGATATAAGGAAGCACCCGCAATACACCCTTTAGCACCTGTATCCAATAGTGCGGTACCCCTTACTCCTAGAATTTCCACTCCTAGAATCGGTCTCCGTTGTGATTGACAAGTGTCTGGCACTTGTGGATGAGCGTCTAAATTAGTTGAGTCAAGAGTCGACAGAGAAATGTTCGAACATGTGGtcgttctatttaaaaaaaattgtgactcgacattagaaaataatttttgattACTATTACAATCGTCCTGCATGGTCAACCTAGTAGACTTAGTAAGtttctttttcaaattatttatatttccggATTGTCCACGAAAAACATTCGTCATGGTCACCCTAACATCAGTGTTCAGTTTCCGCGGATGTTCGGAAAAAATCATAGTCACCCTACTCTTATCATCAGATGttgaaaatgattttgattTGGTTGTGGTCAAATTGCACTTACTTATAGAACAATCACCAAGCACGTTAGTGAGCTTAGAAGCCGGAGGAGGCACATAGTGTGACATGCACTCAAACCTATTGGTATCACGACTTAAATTAAAGACACACCCATTATCACAAAGAAAGTATTGATATGGCAAAAATGCAGTAAAATCAATAGGCAAAAACTCTATGTGATCAATGTTAGCATAAAATAACTCAGGTAACACAGATGTAAATTGGTTAGGTAAATACTCTGTGTGATTATTTTTAGTATGAAACAATTCAGGTAAAGCAGATTTGAATTGAGCAGGCAAAAAAATATCAGAGCATTCCCGTGcaatattatttactaataacAGCTTATGGTTTAATGAATCAAAATTGGACTCTGGTAGTGATAGCATGCTCGAGGGGGAACCTTTATGAGACACACTGTTATAAGATGAAGTGGAGCTCACCTGGGTCTCATCCTTATTACAAGATGATTTGATAACAGTGGTGGAGTACCTTGTACCGTAAATTCCCATCAGCGCGCCTTTCGGACCGTCGTATTCACACGCAGAGAAGTCCGAATTGCATTTAGCACACTGTGATCGAGTGACACCTTTCTCGTTGCATCCGTAACACGACGGGACGGGGTCGGCGGCGTTATCGATGTCCTGTCTGCCTTTAGCTGCTAACCTACGACACTCTTCACGTGTATGTCCATAGTTCTTGCAATAGAAACAATATCGACGTCTGGCGTTCACGAACTGAGTAGAAGAGCCGTGGGGTTGTGGAGACGACGGTGGGGGCGGCACCACGGAGCAGCGAAGAGAACGGCGATAGGTGCCGTGGGCGCTGGACTCAACGGCGGGCGCAGGCGGCTTAGGCGCGCTCTGCGGTGGTAGTGGTGGCGCGGTCGTTGACCCCTGGACAGCGGCGATGCTTGCGGCGTGACGAGGCGGTGGAAACTGGCGTTGGCGCAGTTTGCTCTGAAGGCCACTAGTTGATAGACTCTCGTCACAAGATTCTTCTATCTCTCTAGACTTTCTGAGTAGCGTGTCAAATGTGTCAATCTCCTCTCTTCTCAAACGCTCGCGTATTTTACTATGTAGTAGTCCATACACCATGTCCATCTGTACTTTGGTTGTCAGATCGTCCTTTGGCAGACGTGATAGTAGCGCTCGAGTTTTAGAGATGAAGAGTTCTGTTTTCTCACTTGCTTTTTGTGGGTTGGCGAACAGCTCCTTGTATATACGATGTGGAGGTCGGCTATCACCAAACGCACCTCTTAGGGATGTGAGGGCGTGGTCCCACTTGTTCATGGTGGTCTTAACTCCTTGCCACCATGTCGCGGCTTCATGAGTTAACAACATTGACAACCCACGTAGTGCATTAGTTTCGCTTACGTTTGCACATTCCTTGTAGGCCTCTACGGCGTCTATAAATCCGTCAAGTGATTCGTCTGGCGCTCCGCTGTAGCGAGCCTTGCACGAGGCGAAGTTTCCAAGTGCAGGTTGAGCGGGCGGCGGCGATGACCGGTGCGATTGGTTGAGAACTGTATGTAGAAGTTTCTCAAACGTTTCCTCTTGGTTGCGTTgccacgtagacatcatggcaACCATGTCGTTGACGGAAATGTTTCCCGATGCAGTCGGCGGCGGGGAAGAATCGTCCTCTGTCGGTTCGAAATACTCGGATTGTCGACGAGACTGACGACGTGTGCGCGGCTTTGTCATTTTGTACGATAGTCACTTCTCACAGTTCGATTCACAAAGAGTTCACACTTCGTTTATTCCAAAGCCACTAGTTGGGCGTCCATTTTTAATGTTCATGAGTGTTTCGTGGGTTACTTTGGAATAAAACGTCGAATAATCGTTCGAGAGGTTTAATGATTATGATTAACTTtaaaacaaacactttaaatcaATCTTACTATAAGCGCACGCGCACACACAAGTCGCAACAACAATAATacttataatacaaaaaatggaGAACGTTTCAGCGCGTCGGCGTCAGTCCATCATGCGCAAGCGCAGTGGCGGCTTGCGATGGCGGCGCGGTCGCGGACCAATCACGGCCGGTTGAGGCGCGTTCCGAGGAACGCGCTGATGGGAATTAAGGGTGCGTTCGGAAATGTCCCGTCGCGTTATAGTACTTGTTATATCAGTCGCACACGTAGAATTTGTGAGAGATACATATGTGTATTTACTCTTAAACAGACATCTACACACTATATTTGtaagaatatagagaataagACGCCGGTACACTGTAAtgtacaagtgacaagcaatcACCGGGAGTATCAACCGAACACCATTTCTTTGAAAACAAGTATTTCACGTGTTCTTGAATTGACTCAAacgatttccacgatgaaggaacagCGTcgtgtaataatttattaacattaaaccCATCTCTTCAGACTAAAACAAGAAGTCTGGCTACAATGATAAGATCGTATCGATCGTATCTGTGTGCGATAGAATAATGCGAGTGAGTGTAAGTGTCGCGTGTTCCAGGTGAAGTACGTGCAGGCGCGCGACGCCGGGCTCTACGAGTGCCAGGTCGGCACCGAGCCCAAGATGAGCCACTTCGTGCAGCTCAACGTTGTAGGTGCGTGTTGTGGTCCGTGGGCCGCACGTGTAGACCGCAGGCGTAGTGACGTAGTTAGTGATAACGAGCAGTCGCAAACATGTGCTTTTAGCATTGTAGACAGGCAGACAACATGGAGAGTCTGTGAgcaaataatgttattaatggTTGACGATCAAGAAATGATTTCATAGTCTGATGCCACCGTAAGTTTTGAAGTGCctgttgttttaatatattaaatacatataaaattatatttattatactatatttgaTTTCGTTTATAAAGTACTTTGCTgctggtagaacgtcttgtgaatcAGTATActttctatttagtttatttctgccgagaagcagctTTGCATTTCGGTTTACAAGTTTGTACAATTGTTATACAATTCAACTGAGAGAGATTTCATGCCTCAAGGTAGTTATTTTGTATTGCTGTCATAGACCGAGCAGCTGACAACGTacctgatttatttatttatttagtctacttacaaattaacagtataaaccaaaacatttgtaaggtattcataattagcttaagtaatttctaacaacaacaataaatcgctgcaaaccatcatggaatatatccatttcCGGAGCATAGGCTAGCAAGCCATTGAGTAGCGAGACAGCACGATGCGTCGGAGAGTTAGCGGCGTGCTGCGTACGCGCGTGCGTAGTACTAAGTAGCTGCCGCTGGCGACGCGCCCCTCCACACATACATCCGCGCATGTAGCCATCAGGCACATATAACGACACTGATTCCAGTGCAGTCGagttatcaattttgttatgcaatagctGATAATAATGTACCATAAGAGTCATCTTCCGTCTCAGTCATGCTCCTGGCCGTCCTCAACACCAGCGGAAGTGCAAAGGCGCTATCTggggctgaccttctggtcaaactttCGCATCATCGTAGAGTTGACGTGACTTTGCGCGTTCCCTCTATGATATACACTTGCCTGAGCTCCGCGTGACATAGCGTGCGATCCGGTGAGAGCTATAAATACCCAGCTCTTTAACTGTCTTGAgaatcgccagctgatcagtgacagCACACATTGGTTCACAATATAGTTTACATCACGGTTACTCAGCTtgaaatctttatatatatgtacagtTTTCAAACGCAACAAAATAAATGCGTGCGTACGTGCTATTTAAAATCTTGTGTAGGACAGAGAAAATGTACCTAATGGATTGCATGTGTTTGTTTACAGTGCCAAAGATAGAGATAGTGGGAGAGTCAGACCTGTACGTGAAAGCGGGCAGCACGGTGAGCCTGAAGTGTGTGATCACGCAGGCGCTGGAGGAGCCCGCCTACATCTTCTGGTACCACAACGACGAGCGGGTGCTCAACTACGACCGCTCGCTCGTCGAGATCCGCATGGACCGCGTCGCCCCCGACACCACGGTCAGTCCCTCCGTCGCTCCCTGCCTCGACCTCGACGACAGACGAGCTTACAGGCGAACTCAACAGTGACACGTTACGTTTCAGATCGGGAACCTCATCATCTACAGCTCCCGGCGCGAGGACTCCGGTAACTACTCGTGCGCGCCCTCCAACCTCGACTCCGCGTCCGTCGTGCTGCACGTGCTCAGTGGTCTGTGCAATATGCTTTGTCTCTTCGACAAGTCTTCTTGCACCTCACTAGTTTAATATAAGACCGAAATACTTAACGTGACGGATACGAACGGACGTGTAACGGAATCATTCaaagtggttttttttacaCTTCGAGATGTCCCattaattttactatttatttaattaaaaactcttaTGTTTGGGGTGGGTGACTTTACTATTAGAATAGAGTTTTATTGAgctttaaacataatatatttcctTATGTCActcgtttttctttttctttctgttCCGTTATCGTCACCTCTTCTATAACTTTCTACAAACAGGTTAAATTTGTTCTACGTACTGGACGATGATTTTTGGAGCTGATACCTAGTTTTAATTCAGTTTCATATCAGAGcctgtttaaaacaaaacaaaaatatttttatcacatgaaatatttatgatattttatctTATTAATATGCATTTCGTTCAAAATAATCCGTATTGGCCGTAACACAATCACTTGAAACTTGTGAGCAATTAATCGATTGAAAAAACGCTGTATCAATTCGCTCAAAAATGACCACTGTTCATCTTATCTTATGGAATCCTAATTATTGTGCCGTTTAGAGGATACATACAGCACATACTTTCCAAAACAAACGATAAGGCAAATACAAAGAGTTTCAGATCTGGAATGATGAAATCAAAAATTACCCTTATCAGCCGCGTTTGTGTGGATCATTTTTGTTTATCTACACGTGGTGTGGGTGGACTTGCTCATGACCTATCTAGTTTTAAGTgactaccggagcccataagtCCCATTATGTATTGTTACGGTAACGGTTACCCACCCTTCTAATAGGAACGCATGTTTACTTTGCGGCagaataagcaggatggtgcaCCCACCCGTGCAGGCTTACAATTCGCCCTTCTGCAATAAAAGAAACGCGCTTTGTGAGCCAATTCTGAGTCTTGCTGAGagaggaccattcttgattatagATATTGTTTTGTTAAGAGTTTGttatgctcctctgcctacaagggcaataaaggctataaaaattagattaaatgcgagattaaataaCAACTTCACAAGAGCTCATTGTTCAATGTATGGACATTAAATACCTGATGTCGTACCGTATTGAATTGTCTTGGAAGCTACGAGATATTAAGACGTCGCACGATGGTCACGTGTGTAacagtaaaaaatgtttttatttttatgttaacaTAGCGGTGTTTGTGTGTCCAGGAGAGCAGCCGGCCGCGATGCAGCACGGGAACGGAGCCGCCCTGCCCCCCGCGCCGCGCCTCCTCACCCTCCTGCTGGCGCTCGCACTCGCGCTTCTGCTCACGTCAGTCGCCACCACGGCATTTGCCTTTATATTTTTAGCCGTCGAAGGCATAATAACTTACCGCCCCCTGACGACCAATGCTCGCTCGGGGACATCGGCAATGCCACGAGCACATCTATGGCGCTGTCTAACGCTGAAGACACATACATCTTCTCTCGTGGTGCTTGGGAAATATTTTCGCCCTAAATCTAGTTGCAGTCATACAGGTTAACCAAGAGAGAGCGGCAGGAGTCTAGGAGAACGTTACTAACGACATCTCAGACGAGAAACCGGGGAGCACGGCTCTTAAAGTCGACACGTTATTAGTACATGACACGTGCAGGTGTCAGCGCGGACCCGCGCCCCCACCACACGGGGACCAGTAGACGTTCACTGCGAAGCGTAACGTGAAAGCATTTCAAATGAAATATGGAAACATATTTTCTAAGCTTTGCTGTACCTGTTCCTAAAGTGCACGTTTATAATTCCAGATTATTGTGCCACGACGAGGACGAAGGCAAATAGCGGAGCGAGGTCGCGGCGGGGGGGTCGCGCGGGGGGACCGCGGGGGCGCCCCCCTCTGTGCTCGTGTTCATACAAGACGCTGTTTGTATCGGTTCTAAAGTTTATATTGCGGGAAACAAACCTGTGTAAATATTGCGGCGCCGCCGAACTTGTAAAGATGTAAATACTAAGCTAATATAGTtataattgattaaaatattattaaattaattaaactgtGAATTAATCTGCCGCGTGCGTGACGCGATGCCCCTCGCgtcacgcacgcacgcacacagtCATGTTGTGTGTACCGTTACGTTAGTGCCAGTACACACTCGCACGTGCGCTGCGTGACGCTGCGTGACGCTGCGACGCGACGGTGTGACGCTGCGTGCGTGACGACTCGGAGCGTCGCTCTGCTGCTAGTTCAACAGTACAAACCTATTAACGAACTAATGGAATTGTGAACCGTCACTTgtaaagaatattattaatgACATTACGTGTGTTGTATATTTTTATCGAATTTTAATTACCTACATGTGTACGACGTGAGCCGCGACAGTTCGATCCCTTCGCGCTGAGGGCGATGACTTCTAGCTGCGGAGTATTACTGAACCCCACCGAACCATAGCCGATCATTCGTTGTGTGTATTAGAAACCTGAGCGATGTATAAAGCTCCAATCGCTCCCTATTCATTTTGAAACGTTCTGTGGACAAATCTATGAAACTGCCTAATGGTTCAACCATTACGTCTTTATCATTtccttattaaataaatgtggTGTTTCGAAACGAAATAAAGGTAATCAGATATTGTCCACAACAAGGTCCGCTGTACCCTAGCACTGTATACAACTGTATTGTACTGAACGCGAGTATTATGTAACGCAGGCATGTCTAAAGGCTTCGTCAGCGTTCTGAACTATCAGCACGCGTCGCGTCTGAAGGCAAGTCTATCTGGTGTCGAATGTCGCGGCTGATCTCAGACACGCGCTACACTCGTCTCCTAGAGGCGACTGGACCGCGTGGCGGGTTATGTTCTGTTGACACTGTTACTGCCTCACTTGTACATACATTACTTTaaggataaaaataaagatgagATCGTTGAAACATTATACCGTCTCTCATTTAACTCCCTCGTCCACTCTTCCCTCATGCTTCCGCCGCTCACAGTGGGGTTATCAATTAACAACAAAGTCATGTAACgacacaaatatttttatttaataattgcaGATGCACATTAAGGTTTTTCAATGAGATCACACTAACAATGTGAATGAATAAAACTCACAAAATTGAAACGCCATCATTCATCGAATACTTGATTCAAACGTATCGGTGCTACAAATTTAATATTCAGTCAATCGAACAACGGACAGAATACATTCCAAAAATAAGGCACTTACAATAAAGTTAGCAGGacgataaaaatacaataatacacgctcataattacattcatttagtCGAGTAAACAGCGCGACCGCATTCATTTGATGAGATGCGCATAGCATTAGAAATAATGTTTAGAGCCTGCATACCGACATACTTTTACCtgtcaaatattataatatagaacGTTCGATAGGTATGTATATTTAGGTCGATCAACAGTAGATTGTGCTACTTTAAAaccatacaaataaataaaaactgcaaAAGAGAGATTCGTGCAAGTCCAATGTCACTGGATGTATTATACAATACTAAGCAAGGGTTACACTGATGAGTTCTCCTGTATGAAGGTCCGGAGTTGGTCGCGCAGAGAGTAGTTGGGCGACACGAGGACACTGCGCATGCGCCGACCAGACACCGGAGACACAGCGCCTTCTGACACACAGGATACATCTCTTTACTTCGATAACAACAGCAACAACAACTCAACTGACTAACTACTGAGTGTCGACACTTCCCGGCTACACTAATCAGTCAATTCAAAGTCGTTCCGTGTGTTTGTTCGCCGCAACATCACGAAGCCTGTCTAGGCTATTTCAAAAAGTCTGTTATTtcatcaaatattaataaaatatgtcgTCGCAACTCACTATTTGGTTAACTAAGATTAGTTAAAGTTTGCTGTTTCCTTAATATTACGCATCTAGCAACTGTTGgagacggtattcaagagaattcatgactaagctactCCCACTATTCTAATACAAATACGAGTGACCATTGTCGCACAAAacgtcatcgttctcatcgaacccgtcgcttgcgacgaagggctcgacgaggtAATTAACCGATAgacactgcccactgagtttctcgccggatcttctcagtgggtcgcgtttccgatccagtagtaaaTTCTGggaagctctgctcttgctagggctagtgttagcaacgtcgtcgtcaggtttgagcccgtgagctcacctacttgttagggttaggtaggcaaaaaaaacgcACAAAGCATTCCGGCTCGAGCAGTCGAACGGCTCTCTGCAGCTCTCTGCTGTTATCGCTGTACACTTGAATATAATGTGTAATAAAccgaattcattggaaaagtgagtcttaattactgtcactatggaaggcaattataatgatgaagagaataGTGGCAACAGCGCTGAcgttatcattttaaaaaccaTGGAACCAGCCTCTCCgtcatacatatatatatataatatattaaaatataataatacaattataataatatataagtataatactATCACTTAAGTGAGTACGTAAGTAGTAAGAATGATTTTTTGGCAGCGTTTCAATTtcttaatacatatatatgtacattttttatttgatatttttttccctgtAGACAGAcgggtatacggcccacctgatgccacatcatcaatgccaggggca
Above is a window of Bombyx mori chromosome 21, ASM3026992v2 DNA encoding:
- the LOC101745031 gene encoding lachesin; this translates as MCARSWRLHAFTAALVLAAHLIKVLSCGEAGGGGRLVKRYVGLYTGPYFDPSAPNNITTQLGTHAYLPCKVRQLSNKSVSWIRRRDAHILTVDRFTFIADERFQAFLVEATDTWTLQVKYVQARDAGLYECQVGTEPKMSHFVQLNVVVPKIEIVGESDLYVKAGSTVSLKCVITQALEEPAYIFWYHNDERVLNYDRSLVEIRMDRVAPDTTIGNLIIYSSRREDSGNYSCAPSNLDSASVVLHVLSGEQPAAMQHGNGAALPPAPRLLTLLLALALALLLTLLCHDEDEGK